One Drosophila willistoni isolate 14030-0811.24 chromosome XL unlocalized genomic scaffold, UCI_dwil_1.1 Seg142, whole genome shotgun sequence genomic window, cacaagctcctaattggtgatatcgactcgcctcgttattagctcaggtgaatctgtcggtaccacgtagtcggagtagacatcctttgatacctttatcccttagttgttgttcttctaactatgctatgcatgaaccttttagggttctctgctctgattacaactttctattccctgtaatcggcttagagttttctattaatatgcttaaaacatagtattatttgtttgttttttctattgtgtatttgtccacgtgATTCGTGCCGCGCGTTAttcggctgcacccctcggtcggtcgagtgggaggtgggcagttatctgcttgggcttgtgcgtaacaggctttgtcctggtgtcgtaggggccacttgaacgtactgcgcatagtatcgtcaacgtccgctaaaaaaaatgaagtcaAATTGTCTATGTTTTTCGGCTTgtccattttttatttagctTAGAGGTTACACGCATGTTTGTTGGATTCTTGACGCAAATCTGCAGATCCTGAAGTTTCTCCGTTCAGCCTTGTGTGTAAAGCGAGGGGAGGGGATCCGGTACCGTCCACATAAAAATCGGTGACAATTTAATCCAACTTTCCATGAGCATGTGAAGAGTATTGCATTCAGATGTTCGACTaataattagaaaaaaaaaacatttattgcACAgcagaaactaaaaaaaaggaagtaaCTTACCACAAGTTTACTAGTTTTTTCACGGTTTACAATTTTTTCGTaacattataaattttttcgtcgctttataatttataatcgTTTCCCATCTTTATTAAATTCAGTCGCAGTCCtatagtatttttttttagtttttttattaaagttttttaaaatttttatagtttttcaagtttttctttaacttggcttggttttttttttggtttttttgtttgcaattttgTCCTTTTAATTGTTAAACTTCTGATACTATATTCTGTAATTTTTCCGAAAAAGGATAAGCcaaagttgtttttttatctctgtttttttttactaataaatttagaattttgtgttaattttgtttagttCCAAAAGGTGTTACTCCAAACACAGTTGGATACAGAATGATTATTATGGGGACCTCAAATCAGTACCTTGCCTAAAATAATGACATTTCCATGTCATGTCCTActttgatttgaaaaaaatttaaacaacttTACTTTACTGACTTTTACAACACTTAAAAAAAACCTTTGACGtcagacaaaaaaaatccAATCCAAAAATCCAATCCGGCCAACTTATAATAGTTAATTCATTAATCATAAAATAATCTTTCTTatatagttttatatatattttttctttaattgtaTTCCATAGATTTATATAGTACGTACGActttagtatatatatatatatatatacttgctTTTGAATAGAATaagattatttttatatatatacaatttgaGTTTCCTTCAGTTATATAGAGACTTAAAGACTTAGATATATATTGAGTATTTCTAGAGCATGACTTGACTAGCATTGAATGGTTTAGATTATCTGAATCTGATGGAAATCTAAACCTAGTAGgacaacaacataaaaaataaaataaataaacaaatgagggaataaatcaacaaaaaaaaaaaaaatatatggaaAACCACAattaatatgtacatatacaaatactgtGTTGTACTAAGAAGAACGAAATAGTCAAAACAATAATTTAACAAAGTTATGTATAGAtagagatatgtatgtatgtatagagtAAAGTATATTCTAGGGCTCTAATCCAGGGTAATGTGAGGATTTGTATAGGTGAAACCGTGAAACTGTTTCTGATCCATAGATGCTAGGATTTCTTTATCGATCGGTGTGAGACGAACACGTTCACGGGTAAAGACACGATCAAAGTATTGCGTATCCAACGGATGTTTCTAAACAAACGGATTTTTGTAAGTTAGCATATATATTAGAATTAGCAAATTCATTCTGGAATCTTACCACTTGAGGTTTAAATGGTGGTTCGATTTGACGTTTCTCTAGAAGATTCCAATCGATGGGTCTAAAGAATATATGATCGGATATATCACCAGCTGGACTGTATTGTGAGCCAATACGTTTTGTATAATCCTTTTCCAGAAGCTGTCAAtaaagaatacatatataataagcAACTTCTTCTTGCCTCTCTCTGGCTTGTTTTGGACTTACGCCTTTAAGTATGCCCGTGGCCTCGGCGGATATATATACAGGAAACCATGGAATCTCATTGCATATGGACCAGAAAAGTTCATCCTCATCGCAGCCGCTGAATGGCGACTGTCCAATTAGCATCTCATAGAGCAACACACCAAATGACCACCAATCCACATTCTGATTGTACTTCTCACCctaagaacaaaaaaaagaaagtcaaGTTACAGTATCACAAGTATTTTTGGATCAATAATTGTTATGGATATATACCTTTATGATTTCGGGCGCCATATAATCGGGTGTGCCGCAAAAACTATCGGCTGTCTTGTCCAAATAGATTTGCAATTTACACATACCAAAATCGGCTATACGCACATGACCCTCATAGTCCAATAAAACATTATCCAATTTGAGATCCCTTCAAGAGAAAcgttaatatatgtatatatatgatttatcataatttggtttggttttactTACCTATAGATAATGCCCTTTTTGTGTAGAAATTTAAGACCCGATATGATTTCAGCGCCATAGAAACGTGCCCGTTCCTCTGAAAAGCGTCCACTCTCCTGTATGTGGAACATGAGATCACCACCATTCAGATACTCCATCACAAAGAACAAATGGCtctgggggaaaaaaaaagaacagtTAAGAGAGTTATTAGAACAAATCCTTTAAGTCTATGATAATTCTGATAGCTACAGCGATTTTCACATAAATAAATCTGCAGTTAAGTTTAAAAGTTGGTTAACCAAAAGCAGTTGCctttcttttaaattaatttcttgGCGTCCAAAAATTACAGCTGCGCTCGCAAAACTAGAACTACTACACGTATCTACAGTAAAAgttaatacaatttaaattctaGCATTATACAATGGCAACGAGAAtctttgtatatatttataatcaAGCTTTAAGtctttttaaagtttttttttttttgatttaaacatattttgtaGTATAAAAAATGTTAGAGATTACTTTACAAGCGACCCTCgatgttttatgttttctaCAACCTCACAAAACATTCTAGTGGGAGAGAGAGCTACAAATGAGTGAGAGCGAGGCGGAGGGGCGGGGCAACGGACAGCTGAGGATCCTCAAAGtcataaataattaaaataccTTCTAATCGGTGTCAATGCAAGACAACGAGAGCAAAAAGAGGCAAAACGCATAGACTTATTGTCTTATGTTGAGAACAttcgtttatttatttatttattttttttgttggttgacTGCCGGAGGTGGAGGTTTTGTCAGGAGATGTGCCAAAACGAAGACTTGTTTGGGGGGCTCGGGTTCGAAATTGTATTCGTATTCAACCTGCCCTCTGTCGATCTATTCCAATCGATGGTCAGCacaacgcacacacacacagatatcTACTACTACTTACTAATTATAGAGAATTTTtaccttttctttttgctatttttaatctATATACACATCTCTTCTACCTTTTCGGATATACACTGGGTGAAGGTCTTCAAGACCTTGAGTgggctgtttttttttttgttcttaccTCCGTTTGAAATGTACAGAACAGATGACACAGATATGGATGTTTGGTACCCAAGGCTAAGACTTTGCGTTCAATTAGTGTTgaatcaacatcatcatcttcgAGTACGACATCTTTTTTCAAACATTTGATTGCATAATAATATGTTGTATCACGTAGTTCGGCCAGAAGAACCTGTTAATTAATGATGAAAGGTCAACCAAAATATTTGCTACTGCAATTAAAAGTTCACTCACCTTGCCAAAACTTCCTTTGCCCAGGACGGCCAGAAAATGAAAGTCATCTACCGAATAATTCTTAAATCTAGGTATTACTGTTGCTGGCGCAGTGAAACGTCCGGATTTTTGGAATTGTGAATATGTATATGATGTTTCTGAGTGAGCCGAAAACCCAAGACCAGAGAGATAGTAGAGAAGCGTGCAAGAGATAAAGACAGATAGATATGATGAgcatatatatagaatataggAGTatataggatagatgtttcaGTCCGCTGATTTCGTGgtcacttttttttgttttgtttcttaatttaaatattttttaaatgtagtTTTTTACCATCATGTCCATCATTGGCATCGATTTTATAGGCTGGATTTAAGCTCGGCGGTGTACTGGGTGAATCTCGTGCTTCTCGTGCTCCTAATTCAatttagaaacaaaaatttcaagataATGTCGCGACTTGAAGATAATGAGACTGAACTGAACAACAAATTGTGTGAGCAAAAGGATCAAATTTAAGCTACAACTTTACCCTTATCTAAATATTTGGTTactaaatgaaaatttgttgaaatcgTTTTCAAAACAATAAGTCATGGAATTGTTTTTATAGAAAAATCATGTTTATATATAGAATGAACTTGATTGTGTTGATAACtaattgtttttctaattaaattgattttgcacttaacaaattttttaagttAGCTGCAATGTGGTTTCCATTTGATAAATAGGTGTAACTTCACTTGACGATGATATAACGAAAAACtcaataaattgaataaataaatagaattttgcagtcctcggtagatgagatgtctaacaataagtggcccagtcatttggtaaactgaacaacgaggatccgggttcgaatcccaggctagtgtatggatgcagttttcgtctaagccaaaggccttagttgccagtgcttgtaaaatatagttaggttgatagtttacaactatatataaaagactacttttaaaaactttcctaaaagcctggaTTAGATTTAAAGATAAACTTCTAGATTAAGTTCACACAATTTGTTGacgtttttctttctttgggTGTTCcattgttttgatttttttttacctcGCTTCACATGATTGAGAGCCTCCACAATAAGCTTCTGATTGACACCGCATAAATTGGCCGTTAGCTTTTCACATTTCTTGTGACAATTCACATCGCATTCTAGAcataaatttttgcaaaaatttaccCAATCAATGAAACAATATTAAGTGCTAGATTTTGTTTAACAGATGTAAGCGGAGAGCGTTTGGCAATTTAATTACT contains:
- the LOC6644683 gene encoding putative protein kinase C delta type homolog isoform X1 → MMFTRAQLRKQKTSSNSNNSRPRSAGSSSSRHQSGQNHEFRNKQSSSSSSGAGSGISGASGRSRDRDRDRDGDNHHYHYGKQHSFELPRQHSKEEAYSRDRDRDRDRDRERDRERDRDRDRDRDSGIASSVGIGGTNSNIYVDRRTRPRSITNRRGAIKHQKTHDINGHRFVAKFFRQPTFCAFCNLFLWGFGKQGYQCIICQTAVHKKCHEKLLGKCSGSVFTSASTILLRERFKIDMPHRFKPHTFMSPTFCDHCGSLMGGFFIQGLKCEECDVNCHKKCEKLTANLCGVNQKLIVEALNHVKRGAREARDSPSTPPSLNPAYKIDANDGHDETSYTYSQFQKSGRFTAPATVIPRFKNYSVDDFHFLAVLGKGSFGKVLLAELRDTTYYYAIKCLKKDVVLEDDDVDSTLIERKVLALGTKHPYLCHLFCTFQTESHLFFVMEYLNGGDLMFHIQESGRFSEERARFYGAEIISGLKFLHKKGIIYRDLKLDNVLLDYEGHVRIADFGMCKLQIYLDKTADSFCGTPDYMAPEIIKGEKYNQNVDWWSFGVLLYEMLIGQSPFSGCDEDELFWSICNEIPWFPVYISAEATGILKGLLEKDYTKRIGSQYSPAGDISDHIFFRPIDWNLLEKRQIEPPFKPQVKHPLDTQYFDRVFTRERVRLTPIDKEILASMDQKQFHGFTYTNPHITLD
- the LOC6644683 gene encoding putative protein kinase C delta type homolog isoform X2; the encoded protein is MKKKQRKEKKKQKLAAAKASGAAAPPRFDPHKKIKIDTTNKCYVKEEAPRYPLVATPRPLWKREKIVYSDENTDDESNSLDDDDDEEDDDEDVDDEAGEEEATDDDDDDEDESEECSTSSHSSGGGARGAKARAVKASGGVAGVGGGIGGGASGGLAVTGGATSTSAPSSSSPSIIRMSTCSNDSGFEGGTAPSSPKKMLDDFHFLAVLGKGSFGKVLLAELRDTTYYYAIKCLKKDVVLEDDDVDSTLIERKVLALGTKHPYLCHLFCTFQTESHLFFVMEYLNGGDLMFHIQESGRFSEERARFYGAEIISGLKFLHKKGIIYRDLKLDNVLLDYEGHVRIADFGMCKLQIYLDKTADSFCGTPDYMAPEIIKGEKYNQNVDWWSFGVLLYEMLIGQSPFSGCDEDELFWSICNEIPWFPVYISAEATGILKGLLEKDYTKRIGSQYSPAGDISDHIFFRPIDWNLLEKRQIEPPFKPQVKHPLDTQYFDRVFTRERVRLTPIDKEILASMDQKQFHGFTYTNPHITLD